Proteins encoded by one window of Akkermansia muciniphila ATCC BAA-835:
- a CDS encoding flavodoxin domain-containing protein, with product MEITIIYGTETGNSESLAQDARAKLTKLGHQAKVVDMEGITVEQLKNAGTLLVITSTWGDGEPPTNAEALHQELKDSSEDLSEVSYAVFALGDEFYENFCQAGKDFDSFLERLKAQRLLPVVLSNGDHDDTFPEWVDAIAEKLS from the coding sequence ATGGAAATCACTATTATCTACGGAACGGAAACTGGCAATTCGGAGAGTCTGGCCCAGGACGCACGGGCAAAATTGACCAAGCTCGGCCATCAGGCAAAGGTGGTTGACATGGAAGGTATAACGGTGGAACAGTTGAAGAATGCGGGAACGCTGCTGGTCATCACCAGTACGTGGGGGGACGGAGAACCTCCCACCAACGCAGAGGCCCTCCATCAGGAATTGAAGGACTCTTCGGAAGATTTGTCCGAGGTAAGCTACGCCGTTTTTGCCCTTGGAGATGAATTTTACGAAAACTTCTGCCAGGCTGGCAAGGACTTCGATTCCTTCCTGGAACGTTTGAAAGCGCAAAGGCTTCTGCCGGTAGTGCTTTCCAATGGAGACCATGATGATACCTTCCCGGAATGGGTGGATGCCATCGCGGAAAAACTCTCCTGA
- a CDS encoding metallophosphoesterase has translation MKSRPRRPFLNKLAIIFVPILMIGFSLFMWAWQVEPRRVETVTAAMEMPQWKRKESPPLRIAIAGDFHLRPNGGDLAHRYMETIMEARPDMIFLLGDYANGHTRESSMAPETAREYFKMLKAPLGIFAVQGNHDQYYGWNLWRNMFSGLGILPMWNDSLLLHLPGGRELQLSSVRDDYHLRIRPEELPLRFSPDIPHILLSHVPDIFPLLAPGTADLVISAHTHGGQICLPGGRALANISREKVKFSYPWSQLNGTPFLITRGLGCSVLPLRFCCPPEIIVLEIQ, from the coding sequence ATGAAGTCACGACCACGCCGCCCCTTTCTCAACAAATTGGCAATTATCTTTGTCCCAATATTGATGATCGGCTTCTCCTTATTCATGTGGGCATGGCAGGTGGAACCCAGGCGTGTGGAAACCGTCACGGCTGCGATGGAGATGCCTCAGTGGAAGAGAAAAGAAAGCCCTCCCCTCCGTATCGCGATTGCCGGGGATTTCCATCTGCGTCCGAACGGGGGCGATCTGGCGCACAGGTACATGGAAACAATCATGGAAGCTCGGCCGGATATGATTTTCCTGCTGGGGGATTATGCCAACGGCCACACGAGGGAGAGCAGCATGGCCCCGGAAACGGCCCGGGAATATTTCAAGATGTTGAAAGCCCCTCTCGGCATTTTTGCCGTGCAGGGCAACCATGACCAGTATTACGGCTGGAACTTATGGCGCAACATGTTTTCCGGGCTGGGCATCCTGCCCATGTGGAATGATTCCCTGCTGCTGCACCTTCCCGGAGGCCGTGAGCTGCAGCTCTCTTCCGTCAGGGACGACTACCACCTGAGAATCAGGCCGGAGGAATTGCCTCTGCGTTTTTCCCCGGATATTCCGCATATCCTTCTTTCACATGTACCCGACATTTTTCCTCTGCTGGCTCCCGGCACGGCGGACCTCGTCATCAGCGCGCATACCCACGGAGGCCAGATATGCCTTCCCGGAGGCAGGGCCCTGGCAAACATCTCACGAGAGAAGGTCAAATTTTCCTATCCCTGGTCCCAGCTGAACGGAACCCCCTTCCTCATTACCCGCGGTTTGGGATGCAGCGTTCTTCCCCTGCGCTTCTGCTGCCCTCCGGAAATCATCGTGCTGGAAATCCAATAA
- a CDS encoding iron-sulfur cluster assembly scaffold protein: MQFTHEIEQMCCVKKGCNHGPAPIPQEGNWTQSREITDISGLTHGVGWCAPQQGTCKLTLNVKNGIIEEALVETSGCSGMTHSAAMAAEILPGKTILEAMNTDLVCDAINTAMRELFLQIVYGRTQSAFSEGGLPIGAGLEDLGKGLRSQIGTLYGTRAKGPRYLEMAEGYITKLALDEDGEIIGYEFVRMGPMMEMIKKGVDANEAVAKCTGNYGRFDEAAKYIDPRHE; this comes from the coding sequence ATGCAGTTTACACACGAAATCGAACAAATGTGTTGCGTCAAGAAAGGCTGCAACCATGGTCCGGCACCTATCCCGCAGGAAGGCAACTGGACGCAATCCAGGGAAATCACGGATATTTCCGGCCTGACCCACGGCGTGGGCTGGTGCGCTCCCCAGCAGGGCACCTGCAAACTGACGCTGAATGTCAAAAACGGCATCATTGAAGAAGCACTCGTGGAAACCAGCGGCTGCTCCGGCATGACCCATTCCGCCGCCATGGCTGCGGAAATCCTGCCCGGCAAGACCATACTGGAAGCAATGAACACGGACCTCGTGTGCGACGCCATCAACACCGCCATGCGCGAACTGTTCCTGCAGATCGTGTACGGCCGCACCCAGAGCGCCTTCTCTGAAGGAGGCCTTCCCATCGGCGCCGGTCTTGAAGACCTCGGCAAGGGGCTTCGCTCCCAGATCGGCACCCTGTACGGCACCCGCGCCAAGGGCCCCCGCTATTTGGAAATGGCTGAAGGCTACATTACCAAGCTTGCCCTGGATGAAGACGGTGAAATCATCGGCTACGAGTTTGTGCGCATGGGGCCGATGATGGAAATGATCAAGAAGGGCGTGGACGCCAACGAAGCCGTCGCCAAATGCACGGGCAACTACGGTCGTTTCGACGAGGCCGCCAAGTACATCGATCCTCGTCACGAATGA
- a CDS encoding GGGtGRT protein, translating into MPLFESYDRRIKQINEALAKYGIGSIEEAEQLCLSKGINPREIVNGIQPIAFENAGWAYVVGAAIAIKKGCTKAADAAEAIGEGLQSFCIPGSVADERKVGLGHGNLAAMLLRDETECFCFLAGHESFAAAEGAIGIAKSANRVRKQDLRVCLNGLGKDAAYIISRINGFTYVQTKFDYATGKLNIIQEKAFSKGPKAAVRVYGCDDVREGVAVMWNEGVDVSITGNSTNPTRFQHPVAGTYKKECNEKGKKYFSVASGGGTGRTLHPDNMAAGPASYGMTDTMGRMHSDAQFAGSSSVPAHVEMMGLIGMGNNPMVGASVAVAVAVEEAAKQNA; encoded by the coding sequence ATGCCTCTTTTCGAATCCTACGACCGCCGCATCAAGCAGATCAATGAAGCCCTGGCCAAATACGGCATCGGCTCCATTGAAGAAGCGGAACAACTCTGCCTTTCCAAGGGAATCAACCCCCGTGAAATTGTGAACGGTATTCAGCCCATCGCGTTTGAAAACGCCGGCTGGGCCTATGTGGTGGGAGCCGCCATTGCCATCAAGAAGGGCTGCACGAAGGCCGCTGACGCCGCTGAAGCCATCGGAGAAGGCCTTCAGTCCTTCTGCATTCCCGGCTCCGTTGCGGATGAACGCAAGGTGGGCCTGGGCCACGGCAACCTGGCCGCCATGCTCCTGCGCGATGAAACGGAATGCTTCTGCTTCCTGGCCGGTCACGAATCCTTTGCCGCCGCTGAAGGCGCCATCGGTATTGCCAAGTCCGCCAACCGCGTCCGCAAACAGGATCTCCGCGTTTGCCTGAACGGCCTCGGCAAGGATGCCGCGTACATCATCTCCCGCATCAACGGGTTCACGTACGTGCAAACCAAGTTTGACTATGCCACGGGCAAGCTGAACATCATCCAGGAGAAAGCTTTCTCCAAGGGTCCCAAAGCCGCCGTGCGCGTGTACGGCTGCGATGACGTGCGCGAAGGCGTGGCTGTCATGTGGAATGAAGGCGTGGATGTTTCCATTACCGGGAACTCCACCAACCCCACCCGCTTCCAGCACCCGGTAGCCGGCACCTATAAAAAGGAATGCAATGAGAAGGGCAAGAAGTACTTCTCCGTGGCTTCCGGCGGCGGCACGGGCCGTACCCTGCACCCGGACAACATGGCGGCCGGTCCCGCTTCCTACGGCATGACTGATACCATGGGCCGCATGCACTCCGACGCCCAGTTCGCCGGTTCTTCCTCCGTGCCCGCCCATGTGGAAATGATGGGCCTCATCGGCATGGGCAACAACCCGATGGTCGGCGCTTCCGTAGCGGTGGCCGTGGCTGTTGAAGAAGCCGCCAAGCAGAACGCCTGA